The Pelagicoccus enzymogenes DNA segment ACGAAAGGTAACTTTTTTCTTATGGCTGTGTTTTCGCTTTATAAATCGATGTTTTGTGTAAACGATAACAGTCATGTCTCAATCGATCAAAGACGTCGCCAAGCGAGCGGGTTGTTCCATTGCCACGGTTTCCCGCGTGTTATCGGGGAAGGGCTACATCAGCGAGGATGCCCGCAAGAAGGTGGAGGCGGCGGTGGAAGCGCTTGGCTATCGTCCGAACCGGGTGGCTCGGAACCTACGGGAGCGGAAGTCGCGGGTGATCGGCTTGATCGTGTCGGATATCAGCAACCCGTTTTTCAGCGAGATCAGTCGGGCGGTGGAGCGGGTAGCGATGGCGAGAGGTTTCAGCGTGCTGATTTGCAACACGGACGAGGACGGGGAGAAGGAGGGACGCTACTTGAAGTTGATGGACGAGGAGCAGGTTGCGGGCATTTTGCTGTCGCCGACGCGGGCGAACAAGAAGCCGATCGATCCAGGCAAGTTGCCGCCGATGGTGTTGATCGACCGCAAGCTAAACGAGGCTTCGCTGGATGCGGTTTTGATCGACAATGAAGGGGCGGCTCGACGTTTGACCCAGACCTTGTTGGAGGGCGGCTTTCGGAAGATCGCGGGGATATTCGGTGGGGAGAATAGTTTTACGGCGGCGCTGCGTATCCAGGGTTTCAAGACGGCCTTCGAGGGGCAAGAGGAGCGTATGGGGGCGATTCGCCAAGGACCGGCATTCGAGGCGGAGGGTGTCAGGCTGATGCGGGAAATATTGGCGGAGGATCCGTCGGTCGACGCGGTGGTTTGCAGCAGCGCTCTTTTGGCGACGGGCGCCTACAAGGCCTTGCGAGAAGGGGGAGGCAAGAAGCTCGCTGAGATGGGCTTTGCCTGTTTCGACGATCCGTCGTGGGCGAGTTTCGTGGAACCGGCGGTAACAGTGGTACGACAGCCCGCGTCGGCGATGGGGGAGGCCGCAGCAGACTTGTTGCTAAAGCGTATCGAGGATGGGGGGCGCCCGGTGAGCGAAGTGGTGCTGCAAGGCGAACTGGTGGAGCGCGAATCGAGCGCGCGGCGCTGAGAACGTTATTTCTTTTAAGCTCTTGGCTTGAGGACGGGAGCTGACGGCATGCGTCCGTCGTATCCGTATCTTAATGACAAACGGTATTGGGATTACGGATACTTTTTAGGGTGGCCTAGTTCGTGGGCGTTTTGTCGCTTAGCGGCTTGTCGGCGACGTAGATCATGTAGGCTTCGCGGCGGGAGGAGCCGAAGACTTTGGCGGGCATGGCTTGCACCTGGAAACCGGCTTTCTCGAGCAGGCGTTCGATGGCTGCGTCGGGGGCGGCGAACCAGAGGGCGGCGCGGCCGCCGGGGCGCAGGGCTTGCCAGATCTTGCGTATCCCTTGCTTGCCGTAGAGATCGTGGTTTTCGGTTTTCACCATGGCGGTGGTGTTGTTGTCGATATCGAGGGCGATGGCGTCGTAGGGAGATGAGGTGGAGCGGGAAATGACGTCGGCGACGTCTTCGGTGATCACTTCCACGCGCTCGTCCTTTAGGGCGTCGCCGTTCAGCGCGGCCATGTAGGTCCGGTTCCATTCCACGATCTCGGGGAAGAGTTCGACGACGTGCACGCTCGCCTGGGGGCCGGTGGAGTCGAGTACGCTTTTAAGGGTGAAGCCTAGGCCGAGTCCGCCGATCAGGACCTTCGGTTGCTGGTCGGCGCTGCCGTGGCGCTCACAGGCGATGCTGCCGAGCTGGATCTCGGAGGTGGCGACCTTGGAGTGCATGAGCTGCTGGCCGTTCACGCGGATGCAGAAGCTGCCGTCGTGCTCGACGAGCGTCATGCGGGCTCCGTTGGGAGTGGTGGTTTCGGCGAGCGTGATGTTTGGCTTCATCGGGCAGGGAGCAAAGAGCAGTCGTACAAGGGATGCAAGCGCTGGGGACTCGAGGCGGAGCGAGCGCCACGCCCTACGACGCAGCTCCCTTGACCAGTTCCCAGAATTCTTCGCGGTTGTTGCTGCGGGGGAAGGGGGTGTCGGGGGCGTTGACTTGTAGAAAATCGCAGAGCGGTTGCCAGCCTTGGGCGACTTCGAAGACGAGGAGCTGAGAGGCGGGGATGGCAGCTTTGACGGCGGCGGTATGTTTCGAAAAGTCTTCCGCCATCTTTTCAGGGCTCGATCCTACTTGGAAGCCGGTGCGTTCGATGACGGCCTTCGCCATATCGAGCCATTCCCACATAGGCGGAGGCGCCTTTTCCTTGCTGCCGATCAGAGCGTTGATGGTCTCGCCAAAACTAGCGGCCCAGCTTTCGGGGCTTCGTACGGTGAGCACGAACTTTGCATTGGGGTAGGCGGCGTAGAGCTCGCGGTAGAACCCGGAGGTCGGCCAGTCGACAGCGCTGCCGTAGCCTTGGTAGAGCGTTTGCCAGTCTGGATCGCCGGCGAGGGCAGCTTGCCAGCGAGGCAAGTGGGTAACCATGTTCTTGGCCACTTCTTCCATGTGGTAACAAGGACCGAAGCCGAGTTGCTCGAGGGCGAGTTTGAGGGAGTAGGTGCCGGTGCGACCGACGCCCGTGCCGATGATTTGAGGCTGCATAGAACGAACTTTGGGTTGAAGGTGGGACAAAGAAGCGAAGCTGCTATCTTCGTTAAGATACACTGATGCACAAGCTGCTTTGCCCGAGAGCCTCGCAAAAGCTTTGATTCGAAAAGCAGTTGTGATGGGCGATTGTTCGTTGGCGAGGTTTCCGGATGCTTGTTCGGACAGGGTGGATGTTGCTCCGCTTTCATTATGGGATTTCCAAAGCTAACAGAAAAATCGCTTTTGCTGCTTTTGGCGGCGGTGCAGTTTACCCACATCATGGACTTCATGATCCTGATGCCTCTGGGGCCGCAGCTGGTACGCGACCTGGGGATCGGGCCGGGGAGGTTCAGCGCCATCGTGGCGGCTTACGCGATCAGCTCGGGAATCGTGGGGCTTTTGACGGCACCTTTTATCGACCGCTTCGATCGTCGCATGGCGCTGCTTTTCGTGTATGCCGGCTTCACGGTGGGCACCTTGGCCTGTGGATTGGCTCAAGATGCGAACACTTTGATGATGGGGCGCATGATCAGCGGCGGCTTTGGCGGCGTGGCCACGGCGTTGGTATTGTCGATCGTGGGGGACGTGGTGCCACCACAGCGTCGGGCGGCTGCTGTCGGCGTGGTGATGACTGCCTTTTCTGTTGCTTCGGCATTAGGCGTGCCAACGGGGCTCTACCTTGCGAGCGCCTTTGACTGGGAAGCCCCGTTTCTGATGCTGGCCGGTTTGGCTTCGACGATGTGGCTGGTGGCGTTTGTCGGCTTGCCGTCGGTAGGCGGCCACCTCGAAGCGGATCCGAAAAAGCGAACCGCTTCCTTTATCGCTCTTCTGAAAGATGCCAATGCCGGGAAAGCGCTGCTGTTCTACGCGGCTTTGGTTTTTGGGCATTTTATTATCATCCCGCTAATGGCTCAGTACTTCGTGGCAAACATGGGCTTGCCGGAGGATCGCGTGTTCTTGGTCTACCTGATTGGTGGTGTACTGACGGTTTTCACGGCCCCGCGGATCGGTAAATTGGCCGACCGATTTGGGCGGGTGAGGGTGCTAGCGGTTTTGGTGGCCGTAGCCAGCGTCGTTACCTTGGCAATCGCTAACGGCGGAGCGATGCCCATGTGGCTTATTCTCCTTATCGCGGCCTTCTTCTTTGTCTTCGCCAGCGGCCGTTTCGTGCCGGGGCAAGCGATCATGACCTTGGCGGTACCGCCCGCTCGCCGCGGGGCCTTCATGAGCTTGAGCGGATGCGCGCGCGATGTGGCGTCGGG contains these protein-coding regions:
- a CDS encoding LacI family DNA-binding transcriptional regulator produces the protein MSQSIKDVAKRAGCSIATVSRVLSGKGYISEDARKKVEAAVEALGYRPNRVARNLRERKSRVIGLIVSDISNPFFSEISRAVERVAMARGFSVLICNTDEDGEKEGRYLKLMDEEQVAGILLSPTRANKKPIDPGKLPPMVLIDRKLNEASLDAVLIDNEGAARRLTQTLLEGGFRKIAGIFGGENSFTAALRIQGFKTAFEGQEERMGAIRQGPAFEAEGVRLMREILAEDPSVDAVVCSSALLATGAYKALREGGGKKLAEMGFACFDDPSWASFVEPAVTVVRQPASAMGEAAADLLLKRIEDGGRPVSEVVLQGELVERESSARR
- a CDS encoding spermine synthase gives rise to the protein MKPNITLAETTTPNGARMTLVEHDGSFCIRVNGQQLMHSKVATSEIQLGSIACERHGSADQQPKVLIGGLGLGFTLKSVLDSTGPQASVHVVELFPEIVEWNRTYMAALNGDALKDERVEVITEDVADVISRSTSSPYDAIALDIDNNTTAMVKTENHDLYGKQGIRKIWQALRPGGRAALWFAAPDAAIERLLEKAGFQVQAMPAKVFGSSRREAYMIYVADKPLSDKTPTN
- a CDS encoding sulfotransferase family protein, translating into MQPQIIGTGVGRTGTYSLKLALEQLGFGPCYHMEEVAKNMVTHLPRWQAALAGDPDWQTLYQGYGSAVDWPTSGFYRELYAAYPNAKFVLTVRSPESWAASFGETINALIGSKEKAPPPMWEWLDMAKAVIERTGFQVGSSPEKMAEDFSKHTAAVKAAIPASQLLVFEVAQGWQPLCDFLQVNAPDTPFPRSNNREEFWELVKGAAS
- a CDS encoding MFS transporter; translation: MGFPKLTEKSLLLLLAAVQFTHIMDFMILMPLGPQLVRDLGIGPGRFSAIVAAYAISSGIVGLLTAPFIDRFDRRMALLFVYAGFTVGTLACGLAQDANTLMMGRMISGGFGGVATALVLSIVGDVVPPQRRAAAVGVVMTAFSVASALGVPTGLYLASAFDWEAPFLMLAGLASTMWLVAFVGLPSVGGHLEADPKKRTASFIALLKDANAGKALLFYAALVFGHFIIIPLMAQYFVANMGLPEDRVFLVYLIGGVLTVFTAPRIGKLADRFGRVRVLAVLVAVASVVTLAIANGGAMPMWLILLIAAFFFVFASGRFVPGQAIMTLAVPPARRGAFMSLSGCARDVASGAASTASGLIVTADASGRLMGYHWLGWLAVSVSLLALGLARLVRESDQRGSVNS